The region CATCACGGTCTTGATCCCCATCTTGCGCAGTTCGGCGAAACGTTCCTTGATGCCGCCCTTCACGACGTCCTTCAGCTCGATCACGCCGAGTACGCGCGCCCCGCCCTCGCCCTTCTCGGCGACGACGAGCGGCGTGCTGCCGCGACGGGCCACTTCGGACACGGCGTTGTTCACTTCAGCCGGGAAACGGCCGCCGTTCGCTTCGACGTAGTTCTTCACTGCATCGGCCGCACCCTTGCGGATTTCACGGCCCGGCAGATCGACACCGCTCATCCGCGTCTGCGCGGTGAACGCGAGGAACACCGCGTGCAGCGACGCCATGTCGCGTGCACGGATGTTGAAGCGCTGCTTCGCGAGCACGACGATGCTGCGGCCTTCCGGCGTTTCGTCCGACAACGACGACAGTTGCGCGGCATCGGCGAGCACTTCTTCCGTTACGCCCGGCGTCGGCACGAACTGCGACGCCTGACGGTTACCGAGCGTGATCGTGCCGGTCTTGTCGAGCAGCAGCACGTCCACGTCGCCGGCCGCTTCGACTGCGCGGCCCGACGTCGCGATCACGTTCGCCTGCATCATCCGGCTCATGCCGGCCACACCGATCGCGGACAGCAGACCGCCGATGGTGGTCGGAATCAGACAGACCAGCAGGGCGACGAGCGCGGTGATGGTCACGACGTGACCAGACTTCGCCGCTTCGACGGCAAACATCGAGAACGGCAGCAGCGTCACGGTAGCGAGCAGCAGCACGATGGTCAGTGCGACGAGCAGGATGGTCAGCGCGATTTCGTTCGGCGTCTTCTGACGCTTCGCGCCTTCGACCATCGCGATCATCCGGTCGAGGAACGCTTCGCCCGGGTTCGCCGTGACACGCACGACGATCCAGTCGGACAGCACGCGCGTACCGCCGGTCACCGACGAGAAGTCGCCGCCCGACTCGCGGATCACCGGCGCGGATTCGCCGGTAATCGCCGATTCGTCGACCGATGCGACACCGTCGATCACTTCGCCGTCGGCCGGGATCACGTCGCCGGTCTCGACCAGCACGACGTCGCCGCGACGCAGATCGGACGCCGTCATGATGCGGATCGGCGCCTTCGGATGCGGCTCGTTGAGCTTCTTCGCCATCACGTCTTTCTTCGCGCTGCGCAGCGATGCGGCCTGGGCCTTCGAACGGCCTTCGGCGAGCGCTTCAGCGAAGTTGGCGAAGAGCACCGTGAACCACAGCCACAGTGCGACCGCGAGAATGAAACCCGACGGCGCTTCCGCCTGACCGACGAGCGCCGCGATCCACAGGATGGTCGTGAGCACGCTGCCAACGTACACACAGAACATCACCGGGTTGCGGAACTGCGTACGCGGTTTGAGTTTCCTGAATGAGTCCACGATCGCCGGACGCAGTAGCGCCGGATCGAACATGGACCGGGTTGCTGAATGTTCAGTCATGTGTTCCTCTAATTCTTCGTATGCCTGTATGCGTGGCGATCAGTGGGTGCCGATCATCATCAGATGTTCGACGCCAGGACCGAGCGCGAGCGCGGGCACATAAGTCAGCGCACCGACCAGCAGCACCGTGCCGAGCAGCAGCACGACGAACAGCGGGCCATGCGTCGGCAGCGTGCCGCCCGTGACCGCGAGACGTTTCTTCGCGGCGAGCGAACCTGCGATCGCCAGCACCGGCACGATCGTGGCGAAGCGGCCGAACCACATCGCGATACCCAGCATGATGTTGTAGAACGGCGTGTTCACCGAGATCCCGCCGAACGCGCTGCCGTTGTTGTTCGCAGCCGAGCTGAACGCGTAGAGCACTTCAGAGAAGCCGTGCGCGCCCGGGTTAAAGATGCCCGCCTTGCCTGCGTCGGCCAGCACGCCGATCGATGCACCGACCAGCACCAGCAGCGGCGTCAGCAGCACGACGATCGACACCATCTTCATTTCGTACGCTTCGATCTTCTTGCCGACGTATTCCGGCGTGCGGCCGATCATCAGGCCCGCGACGAACACCGCCAGCAACGCGAACACCAGCATCCCGTAGAGACCGGAACCGACACCGCCGAAGATCACTTCGCCGAGCTGGATCAACAGCATCGGCACGAGGCCGCCGAGCGGCGTCAGCGAGTCGTGTGCGTTGTCGACTGCACCGCACGATGCGGCGGTCGTCGCGACCGTGAAGATGCCCGACTGCGCGATACCGAAGCGCGTTTCCTTGCCTTCCATGTTGCCGCCGGACTGCAGCGCATTCGACGACTGGTCGACGTGCAGCGACGTGAGCGTCGGGTTGCCCGATTGCTCGGCGCTGATTTCGCCCACCACGCACGCGGCAAACGCGATCGTCATCACTGCGAGCACCGCGATACCCTGACGGCGGTCGGCGATCATCCGTCCGAACACGAGACACAGTGCGGCCGGGATAATCAGGATCGACAGGATCTGCACGAAGTTCGCGAACGGCGTCGGGTTTTCATACGGATGCGCCGAGTTCGCGTTGAAGAAGCCGCCACCGTTGGTGCCGAGCATCTTGATCGCTTCCTGCGACGCAACCGGACCCATCGCGATGGTCTGCTTCGCGACCGGCGTATCGACCATCACCGGGTTACCCTTCGCGTCCTTCACCGCGTTGCCTTGCGCGTCGACCTTCGGCGCGGAGTACGTGGTGGTTTGCAGCGTCGGTACGTCCTGATAGGCCTTGAAGTTCTGGATCACGCCCTGGCTCATCAGCAGCGCGGCGATGATCGCGGCCATCGGCAGCAGCACGTACAGCGTGACGCGTGTGATGTCGACCCAGAAGTTGCCGATGGTCTTCGCGGTGTGACGTGCGAAGCCGCGCACGAGCGCGATCACGACGACGATACCGGTTGCCGCCGACAGGAAGTTCTGCACCGTGAAGCCGAGCATCTGCGTCAGATAGCTGACGGTCTGCTCACCGGAATAGTCTTGCCAGTTGGTGTTCGACGCGAAGCTGATCGCGGTGTTGAACGCACCGTCGACCGTCATCGCGCCGAGCGCCTGCGGATTGCCGGGCAGCCAGCCCTGCACGCGCAGCAGCACGTAAAGGAAAATCGCACCGAGCGCGTTGAACGCGATCACGGCGATGGCGTAGTGCTTCCAGGTCATTTCGCTCGACGAATCGACGCCCGCCGCGCGATACAGCAGCCGTTCGAACGGACCGCCGAAGCGCACGACGCGCGACGTGCCGTCCATCACGCGCGTCAGATAGCGCGAGACCGGCACGGCGAGTGCCAGCAGGACGACGAGAAAAATGACCGTTTGCAGGACATTGTTGAGGTTCATTCAATGTCCTCCGCGCGCAGCAGCGCATAAACCAGATAAGCGAACAGCAACGCAGTTGCCGCGCCCGATAGCCACAGCATCCAGCTCATGAGCGTGCTCCCTGACCACGCCGGTACTGCTCGAGCTTCTCGCAGCCGGCAATCATTGCAAAGGTCAGTGCGATAAACAGCACGAGGCCCCCGATGTACAGCGCATCCATTTTGATGTTCTCCATGACGGACTTTGGATGCGTGCAACGTTATGCCTGTTGACGTAAAGGGCAGGATAAGGTTGGATTGGGATGCGTAAAAATCGCGTAAACGTGCGAATGTGCGGTCGCAATTCCGGTACGCGCAGAGGGCCGTCGCGCGGCGCGTTCGCGATTGGTGCAGCGCAAGGCGCGACAACGGCTCGCGCGCAAATGCGATCGCGGCGGGTCTACCGCAATACGCGTGCGGCTTGCTAACATCCTACGTTTCGAATCCGCTACGCCTTCATGACAAACGACCGGCACGACTGGATCGCCACGCCCATTTCAGCGCCGCTGCTGCGCGGTGCGCTCGAACTCGAACGAACGGAACGCGGCGTGAAGCCGCATCGTCTGCCCGCGTGGGCTCGTGCGCAGTGCGCGGACCCGCAGCTCGCGATGGCTGAGTCGCAACCGTCGGGCGTGCGGCTCGTGTTTCGCACCCGCGCGACGGAAATCGAACTGGACGTCTGGCCGACCCGCTATGTCTACGCCGGTCTGCCGCCGCGACCGGTGGGTGTGTACGACCTGCTGGTCGACGGCCGGTTGCTGCATCAGGGCAGCGCGGACGGTGGCGATCTCGTGACGATCGACGTCGCCACGGGGGCCGTATCGACTCAGCGCGGCGACGTCGGCACGCTGCGCTATGCGGGGCTGCCCGGTCACGACAAGAAGATCGAAATCTGGCTACCGCATAACGAAGCGACGGAGCTTGTCGCGCTGCGTTCCGACGCCGCTCTTGAGCCTCTTGAGCCCATCGCGAACGACGGTCGCAAGGTGTGGCTGCATCACGGCAGCTCGATCAGTAATGGATCGAATGCGGCCAGCCCGACCGCGATCTGGCCCGCGCTGGCCGCATCGTTCGGCGATGTGGAGTTGATCAATCTCGGCTTCAGCGGCAGCGCGTTACTGGATCCGTTCATCGCGCGCGCGATGCGCGACACGCCGGCCGATTTCATCAGCGTCAAGATCGGCATCAATCTGGTCAACGCGGATCTGATGCGACTACGTGCATTTGGGCCAGCGGTGCACGGCTTTCTCGATACGATTCGCGACGGTCATCCGCACACGCCGCTGCTCGTCGTATCGCCGATCTATTGTCCGATTCATGAAGATACGCCGGGCCCCGGCGCATTCGATATGGAGGCACTCGCTAAAGGGAAAGTGGCTTTTCTCGCGACCGGCAATCCGGCCGAGCGCAGTGCCGGCAAGCTGACGTTGACAGTGATCCGCGAGCAGTTGCAACGCATCGTGCAACAGCGTGCTTTAGACGATCCGCAGTTGCGCTATCTCGATGGACTCACGCTGTATGGCGAACGCGATTTCGCCGAGCTGCCGCTGCCTGATCGGCTGCATCCGGACGGCGCGACGCATCGACGGATAGGTGAGCGGTTTGCTGGGGTGGTGTTTGGGCGCGGTGGAGCGTTCTTTGCAGCGAATCCGCAGTAGCGCGGCGCTACTGCGGTAACGACTGGCTCAAGCCTTCTCTTCGCAAAAACGGATGCGGTTGCCGAACGGATCGTGAACTTCCATCACGTCGCCCCACGGTTCCGTTTCTACGCCGGGACGGCCATAGTTGTACTGCTTGTCCCGCAGTTCGCGATTGAACGCGTGGATGCCGGTCATCGGCACGTACACCGTCGAGCCGGGGCATGCATCGCCGTGATGCTCGGACAGATGCAACTGCAATCCTGCGCGCTTCACGCCCATGTAAAGCGGCAGGCCAGGTTCAAACCGATGCTCGAACACGACTTCGAAGCCGAGAAAGTCGCAGTAGAACTCGCGGGCTTTGGTCTCGTCGAAAATGCGCAGGATCGGGACGGCTTCCAGGAAGCGGATCGGTTCGTTCGCGACGGCGGTGCCTTCATCGTCGGAGCCGAAGCCGGCGCTCACCAGTTCCAGTACTGCGGCATCGGATAAATCGGTGCCGTGTTGAGCGAGCCTCGCACGCAAGCGCGTGGCGATCTCGCGAGCCTGGTCGAGCGTGATCATCAAAACCTCCAGTGCGGGCGATCACATGTTGCCGAAGACAGCGGCATGCGGTCGCTCGTTCAATCCGGCGAGATTTGAAGTTCGATTCGCCGGTCGTTTAGCGGCGCACGCTTCACGATGCACGCGCGCCGCTCGCTATAAA is a window of Paraburkholderia flava DNA encoding:
- the kdpB gene encoding potassium-transporting ATPase subunit KdpB codes for the protein MTEHSATRSMFDPALLRPAIVDSFRKLKPRTQFRNPVMFCVYVGSVLTTILWIAALVGQAEAPSGFILAVALWLWFTVLFANFAEALAEGRSKAQAASLRSAKKDVMAKKLNEPHPKAPIRIMTASDLRRGDVVLVETGDVIPADGEVIDGVASVDESAITGESAPVIRESGGDFSSVTGGTRVLSDWIVVRVTANPGEAFLDRMIAMVEGAKRQKTPNEIALTILLVALTIVLLLATVTLLPFSMFAVEAAKSGHVVTITALVALLVCLIPTTIGGLLSAIGVAGMSRMMQANVIATSGRAVEAAGDVDVLLLDKTGTITLGNRQASQFVPTPGVTEEVLADAAQLSSLSDETPEGRSIVVLAKQRFNIRARDMASLHAVFLAFTAQTRMSGVDLPGREIRKGAADAVKNYVEANGGRFPAEVNNAVSEVARRGSTPLVVAEKGEGGARVLGVIELKDVVKGGIKERFAELRKMGIKTVMVTGDNRLTAAAIAAEAGVDDFLAEATPEAKLATIRAHQAEGRLVAMTGDGTNDAPALAQADVAVAMNTGTQAAKEAGNMVDLDSNPTKLIEIVEIGKQMLMTRGSLTTFSIANDVAKYFAIIPAAFATTYPQLRVLDVMHLATPASAILSAVIFNALIIVMLIPLALKGVKYRPLGAATLLRRNLLVYGLGGIILPFPCIKLIDMVLVAFGWA
- the kdpA gene encoding potassium-transporting ATPase subunit KdpA, with translation MNLNNVLQTVIFLVVLLALAVPVSRYLTRVMDGTSRVVRFGGPFERLLYRAAGVDSSSEMTWKHYAIAVIAFNALGAIFLYVLLRVQGWLPGNPQALGAMTVDGAFNTAISFASNTNWQDYSGEQTVSYLTQMLGFTVQNFLSAATGIVVVIALVRGFARHTAKTIGNFWVDITRVTLYVLLPMAAIIAALLMSQGVIQNFKAYQDVPTLQTTTYSAPKVDAQGNAVKDAKGNPVMVDTPVAKQTIAMGPVASQEAIKMLGTNGGGFFNANSAHPYENPTPFANFVQILSILIIPAALCLVFGRMIADRRQGIAVLAVMTIAFAACVVGEISAEQSGNPTLTSLHVDQSSNALQSGGNMEGKETRFGIAQSGIFTVATTAASCGAVDNAHDSLTPLGGLVPMLLIQLGEVIFGGVGSGLYGMLVFALLAVFVAGLMIGRTPEYVGKKIEAYEMKMVSIVVLLTPLLVLVGASIGVLADAGKAGIFNPGAHGFSEVLYAFSSAANNNGSAFGGISVNTPFYNIMLGIAMWFGRFATIVPVLAIAGSLAAKKRLAVTGGTLPTHGPLFVVLLLGTVLLVGALTYVPALALGPGVEHLMMIGTH
- the kdpF gene encoding K(+)-transporting ATPase subunit F, encoding MSWMLWLSGAATALLFAYLVYALLRAEDIE
- a CDS encoding potassium ABC transporter ATPase, coding for MDALYIGGLVLFIALTFAMIAGCEKLEQYRRGQGARS
- a CDS encoding SGNH/GDSL hydrolase family protein, with translation MTNDRHDWIATPISAPLLRGALELERTERGVKPHRLPAWARAQCADPQLAMAESQPSGVRLVFRTRATEIELDVWPTRYVYAGLPPRPVGVYDLLVDGRLLHQGSADGGDLVTIDVATGAVSTQRGDVGTLRYAGLPGHDKKIEIWLPHNEATELVALRSDAALEPLEPIANDGRKVWLHHGSSISNGSNAASPTAIWPALAASFGDVELINLGFSGSALLDPFIARAMRDTPADFISVKIGINLVNADLMRLRAFGPAVHGFLDTIRDGHPHTPLLVVSPIYCPIHEDTPGPGAFDMEALAKGKVAFLATGNPAERSAGKLTLTVIREQLQRIVQQRALDDPQLRYLDGLTLYGERDFAELPLPDRLHPDGATHRRIGERFAGVVFGRGGAFFAANPQ
- a CDS encoding glyoxalase superfamily protein — encoded protein: MRFLEAVPILRIFDETKAREFYCDFLGFEVVFEHRFEPGLPLYMGVKRAGLQLHLSEHHGDACPGSTVYVPMTGIHAFNRELRDKQYNYGRPGVETEPWGDVMEVHDPFGNRIRFCEEKA